Part of the Labrus bergylta chromosome 19, fLabBer1.1, whole genome shotgun sequence genome, CTCTGACTGATAACATGGCAGATTCATCGCCGTTATCGGGGGTTAACGTGGTGCTGGTTATGGCCTATGGGAGCTTGGTATGTAGACACACTGTGATGGTTTTTACCTGCTATGTGCTCATGTGATGATATCCTGAATATAACATCCTGTCCTGTTAACGTTTCTGTGCGCaggtgtttgtgctgctgtttatCTTCGTCAAAAGACAAATCATGCGTTTCGCCATGAGATCTCGCAGAGGACCACATGCACCTATTGGCCACAATGCACCTAAGGTAAAGTGGATTTCCTTCTTTGTGTGTTCTCAAAGAAAGGTGGAAGagttagtgtttttttaatgtgtattcaattaatttaatgtttttttattgtgcagGGTCTGAGGGAGAAGATTGATTCCAGACTGTCAAAGGTCCAGGAGATCCGTTTTGAACCTCGCCTCCTATCAGAAGATGATGACAGGCTGAAGCACGGATCACAGATTAGTCAGTCACTTTATCTCCTCTCTTAGAGGTGACTTATGATGTCCTTTTGCtaattttaacaaaaacatgtttgcattttaaagGTTGCTACAATTACCTGTACAGGATGAAAGCCCTGGATGCCATCCGTGACTCGGGTAAGACTTCAAATATGATGCTGAAACTGACTGATACATCAGGTGCATGCAGTAATTACTCATTATCACATCAAACCAGTGAAACCAGTGGAACTGTTGCCTCTTATGAAGAAGCAGTACATCAAACAGCCATTGTTCTGCAGAtctataaaaaacatttatttatttattcttatctTAAGTCTACTCTCCTATTCTTATAATTCTGTCTGCGTTGACTGAATAATGTTCTTTATAGAGTTCCAATTTCCCCATTGAGAGAATTGAAGTTTCATCTTTTGTAATCTGTGTTACTTATTTCCTTCATGTGTTGACTTCAGGTATTCCCCTGCAGGAGATCAGCCGCTGTCCCAGTGCGTTTACCGGACGGAATTTCCGGAGCTGGCTGTTGGAGTTGCGTAACTCCCACTCGCTGATCAAGAGCAGCCGCAGCGCT contains:
- the LOC109995024 gene encoding protein C1orf43 homolog encodes the protein MADSSPLSGVNVVLVMAYGSLVFVLLFIFVKRQIMRFAMRSRRGPHAPIGHNAPKGLREKIDSRLSKVQEIRFEPRLLSEDDDRLKHGSQISCYNYLYRMKALDAIRDSGIPLQEISRCPSAFTGRNFRSWLLELRNSHSLIKSSRSALIDRLLEGYDSARHGTGVFGEAEFLEYEQALSELADVVKAYSSTTSLDQHHQSAAKDLTGSPVRSTPSTIQVTYLPSTGQRSKRPKHFLELKSFKDNYNTLESTL